TCACCGCGCCCCTGTGCCCCACGCTGGACGGCCTCGGTGCCCCCGGCGACGGCGCGCACGCGGCCCACGAACACGTCCGCCTCGACCGCTGGCCCGACCACGTGCGGCTGCTGGCGCGGCTGCTGCGGGAAGTGTAGTCGGGAGGCCGAACACCACCGGCTCACCGCGTTCAGACCAGAAAGGAGACCCCATGTTCAACCTCTTCGGCAGGAAGAAATCCCCGTCCAACGCCTACGTCAAGCAGGACGACGCCCAGACCTACCGCGTGCGCGTCCGCACCCGTCCCCACAGCGAGGTCGTGGAGTTCCGCTTCACGAAAAGCGCGCACATCGGCATCGACGACGACGGCAACTACTTCTTCCGCAAGCCCGTCGTCAGCCCGCAGCACTTTGACCGGGGAGAGCTGGTGGTCCACTTCGACCGCCGCTACAACGTGACGGGCACGGAGGGCGTGGGGGTGGAGTTCATTCCGGTGAGCGAGTGGGAGTAGGGCGTTGACGCGCCGTGAGTGGGGAGTGGGCTGTGGGAAGTGGGCGCTTTAGCAACAGCTTCTGCCGAAGCTCCCTAACGCCTAACGCCTAACGCCTAACCCCTCACACCTCGTAAAACGTCTCCTCCACGATCCGCCCCGGAAACTTCCGCAGGAAATCCACCGTGCTTAATGCCTGGGTGCGGTGACACGCGATGGCCTGAAGTTTACGGGTGACGAAGCGCGTCACGTCGCGGCGGAGGGTGGGGGCGAGCCACAGGGCGCGCAACTCCTCGTTCTCCGGCGGGGTGGGGTTGGCGTAGTACCACAGGCGGGGGCGCTCCCCTTCCGGCAGGCTCTCCCACGCGGCGCGGACGGCGCGGTGGGTGGTCACGTGGTCGGGGTGGCCGTTGCTGCCGTTGGGCGGGAAGGTGAGGACCGTCTCGGGCTGGTAGCGGAGCATCGCCTCCCGCGCGACCTCCACGAGGGGGGCGAGGGGCTGGTCCTGCAAATACTTGTCCGGGAACG
This genomic window from Deinococcus sp. YIM 134068 contains:
- a CDS encoding PIG-L deacetylase family protein, whose product is MSDRLTLLLIVPHPDDEVYGASGTLMELLEAGHPCGLVTLTRGEAGRTLGLADGPEELARMREVELRACLEVIGLTVHEQHTFPDKYLQDQPLAPLVEVAREAMLRYQPETVLTFPPNGSNGHPDHVTTHRAVRAAWESLPEGERPRLWYYANPTPPENEELRALWLAPTLRRDVTRFVTRKLQAIACHRTQALSTVDFLRKFPGRIVEETFYEV